Within the Mucilaginibacter sp. CSA2-8R genome, the region GAACGGCCAAAACATCAAAGCATCACACGAGGTAAAGGTGGGCGAAACCTACAATGTGTCTAAAGGACTTGAGCGTAAAATTATTACAGTGACCGGTTTGCTTGAAAACAGGGTAGATGCTAAAACGGCCGTTAACTTTTATGCTGACTTAACGCCGAATGAGCAAACACCTGGTTTTAAAAGTATGTTTCATGCGCCGGTTTTACGCCGCGACCGGGGTGCTGGCAGGCCAACCAAGCGCGACCGCCGCGAGATAGATGACCTGCAAGATGGTTATTTTGAAAAGAAGAAAGAGGACGAGGAATGAAACCAACTATTAGCATTGAGTACTGCCCAAAATGCGGCTGGATGCTGCGTGCCGCTTACATGGCACAAGAACTGCTGACTACCTTTAGTGAAGATGTGCATGGTGTTTTGCTGCAACCCAGTGAGGTAAGCGGCAGCTATCTTATTAGCATTGATGGAAAAGTAGTCTTTAACCGCATAGATGAAGGCCGTTTCCCGGAAACAAAAGAATTGAAGCAATTAGTACGCGATGTAGTAAACCCCGAAAAGAGTTTGGGGCATTCGGATAAAAAGTAAGATATAATCTGGCGATAGTGATTGCCTAAACGTAAAGAGCCGCGTAATGCATTAACATTTACGCGGCTCTGCTATTTTAATCTTGGCTGGTGTTGCTACCAGATAGAAGGGAATTTTTGAGGGTTGCTGTCGTACATAATTTCGTAAACAGCTTCTATAATATCATCAGCCGAGGGTTTGGTAAAGTAATCACCATCAGAACCGTAGGGCGGACGGTGGTCTTTAGCGCAAAGCGTTTTAGGTGCGGCATCCAGATAACGGTAGCCACCTTGCTTCTCGAGCACATTTTGCAAAATATAGG harbors:
- a CDS encoding RNA-binding S4 domain-containing protein; amino-acid sequence: MPEKEKLRIDKYLWAIRIFKTRTMASEACKAGRVKLNGQNIKASHEVKVGETYNVSKGLERKIITVTGLLENRVDAKTAVNFYADLTPNEQTPGFKSMFHAPVLRRDRGAGRPTKRDRREIDDLQDGYFEKKKEDEE
- a CDS encoding SelT/SelW/SelH family protein, which encodes MKPTISIEYCPKCGWMLRAAYMAQELLTTFSEDVHGVLLQPSEVSGSYLISIDGKVVFNRIDEGRFPETKELKQLVRDVVNPEKSLGHSDKK